From one Amphiura filiformis chromosome 13, Afil_fr2py, whole genome shotgun sequence genomic stretch:
- the LOC140168682 gene encoding solute carrier family 2, facilitated glucose transporter member 5-like, whose protein sequence is MVTTKSPNESTKYSSLQDGKLTPWLLVSAISATVGGSLQFGYGTGVMSAPSPEMKKFFNQSNFDRRGEYLTDDALLWLWSFTVSFFCVGGALGAYTASYLADRLGRRTTLVVNNVFSIIASIMFGVSLVANNYEMIMIARIIYGFYAGTAITVVPLYLSEISPVNLRGAIGTFHQLMTTLGILSSQVLGLFIFPKDDQWPIVLALTGVFSVFNLVTMPFCPESPRWFLINKNEPEKAREALEKFRGAGADIEDEIQEMKDEAIEHEKLEKIGVWEVITLKDRDWKMPLIICMMLHGGQQLSGINAIFFYLDSIYKQAGMTPDQVAFATVGTGAINVIMTLVSVAVIERAGRRFLLLYPYFLMAVFHGCLTVTLTLQETVDWLKWLSMAFIFLYIIAFAIGPGPVPFVIVPELWAQAPRPAAMSISVQTNWFANFVVGITFSFIQESIDAYTFLVFMVCCLITAVFIVFFVPETKGKTFEEVVDLFRGKPRSNSGYEMEEKKEKI, encoded by the exons ATGGTTACTACAAAATCACCTAACGAGAGCACCAAATATTCTTCCTTGCAGGATGGGAAACTCACTCCTTGGTTACTTGTGTCGGCGATTTCAGCTACGGTGGGCGGCTCATTACAATTCGGCTATGGAACCGGTGTTATGTCTGCCCCCTCTCCT GAAATGAAAAAGTTTTTCAACCAGTCTAATTTTGACAGAAGAGGTGAATACCTGACTGACGACGCCCTCTTGTGGTTGTGGTCCTTTACCGTGTCATTCTTTTGCGTTGGAGGTGCGTTAGGTGCTTACACAGCCAGCTACTTAGCTGATAGGCTAGGAAG GAGGACTACATTAGTTGTAAACAATGTATTCTCAATCATAGCATCCATCATGTTTGGTGTTAGTCTTGTAGCCAATAACTATGAGATGATTATGATAGCTCGCATTATCTATGGATTTTATGCCG GTACTGCAATCACAGTAGTACCGCTGTATCTCAGCGAGATATCACCGGTAAATCTCCGTGGTGCTATAGGAACATTCCATCAGTTGATGACCACACTTGGTATATTAAGTTCACAG GTGCTTGGTTTGTTTATATTTCCAAAGGATGATCAGTGGCCCATAGTGCTTGCACTGACAGGTGTTTTCAGCGTCTTCAATTTGGTTACAATGCCATTTTGTCCAGAGAGTCCCAGGTGGTTCCTTATCAATAAGAATGAACCAGAGAAAGCAAGAGAAG CTCTAGAGAAATTTCGAGGAGCAGGTGCAGACATCGAGGACGAGATACAGGAGATGAAGGATGAAGCAATTGAGCATGAAAAGCTGGAAAAGATTGGAGTCTGGGAAGTCATTACTCTCAAGGATCGTGACTGGAAGATGCCACTTATAATCTGTATGATGCTACATGGTGGACAACAATTGTCTGGTATTAATGCT ATATTTTTCTACTTAGATAGTATCTATAAACAGGCTGGTATGACACCCGATCAAGTTGCCTTTGCTACAGTAGGAACTGGTGCAATCAACGTCATCATGACTCTAGTCTCG GTGGCGGTCATTGAGCGGGCTGGACGTCGTTTTCTGTTGCTATACCCGTACTTCCTCATGGCTGTGTTCCATGGATGTCTCACCGTTACATTAACTCTACAG GAAACTGTTGACTGGTTGAAGTGGCTTAGTATGGCTTTCATTTTCCTCTACATTATTGCATTTGCCATTGGACCAG GACCTGTGCCATTCGTGATAGTCCCGGAGTTGTGGGCCCAAGCTCCTAGGCCAGCGGCTATGAGCATCTCAGTGCAGACAAACTGGTTTGCTAATTTTGTAGTTGGAATCACATTTTCGTTTATACAA GAAAGCATCGATGCCTACACTTTCTTAGTATTCATGGTTTGTTGTTTAATAACCGCCGTCTTCATTGTCTTTTTCGTCCCTGAGACAAAAGGAAAAACGTTTGAAGAAGTGGTAGATTTATTCCGTGGCAAACCAAGAAGCAATTCGGGATATGAAATGgaagagaagaaagagaaaatttaa